Proteins co-encoded in one Schistocerca cancellata isolate TAMUIC-IGC-003103 chromosome 5, iqSchCanc2.1, whole genome shotgun sequence genomic window:
- the LOC126188199 gene encoding uncharacterized protein LOC126188199: protein MAFRALLVLLLASVVLHEGDAGGFGGGGGGGYGGGGYGGGGGGKKYILHVPIKVKTIHKYNTIYKHIKKGSGGYGGGGGYGGGGYGGGGGYGGGGGYGGGHGGGIAIVGGIGGGHGGGIGGGHGGGGYGGGGGYGGGHDVGGGYGGGGGGFSSHGGDIGGGYGGGGGGGFSSHGGDIGGGYGDGGGFSSHGGDIGGGYGGGDIGGGYGGGGGYGGGGGFSSHGGDIGGGYGGGHHGHHKK from the exons TTGGTGCTCCTGCTCGCGTCGGTAGTCCTGCACGAGGGAGACGCCGGAGGATTCGGCGGGGGCGGAGGAGGCGGCTATGGCGGCGGCGGCTACGGAGGAGGAGGGGGCGG AAAGAAGTACATTCTTCATGTTCCCATCAAAGTAAAGACGATACATAAATACAACACTATctacaaacacatcaagaaaggca GTGGAGGATATGGAGGAGGTGGAGGATATGGAGGAGGCGGATACGGAGGAGGTGGAGGATATGGAGGAGGGGGAGGATACGGAGGTGGCCACGGAGGAGGAATAGCCATAGTGGGTGGAATAGGGGGTGGTCATGGCGGAG GAATAGGCGGAGGCCATGGTGGCGGAGGATACGGAGGTGGCGGAGGATACGGAGGCGGCCACGACGTAGGAGGCGGCtacggaggaggcggcggcggatTCAGCAGTCACGGAGGAGACATCGGGGGTGGATACGgcggaggcggtggcggcggcttCAGCAGCCACGGAGGCGACATCGGAGGCGGATACGGAGATGGTGGCGGTTTCAGCAGCCACGGTGGAGACATCGGAGGAGGTTACGGCGGAGGCGACATCGGAGGTGGATACGGAGGCGGCGGCGGTTACGGCGGAGGTGGCGGCTTCAGCAGCCACGGAGGAGACATCGGAGGTGGTTATGGAGGCGGTCACCACGGCCACCACAAGAAGTGA